AAAGGCTTGCCCGTAGATCTGCTTCTTGTCGTTACTGGGACGGCCCTGATAATCAACCATCCAGAAGAACCCTCCATAATCTGGGTCAAGGAAATATTCAATCAAATATTGATAGGCTCTATTGGCTATCTCAAGGTAATGGGGGACCTGCAGGGTACGGTATGCTGCAGCGAAAGTCCACAGGATACGTGTGTTCAAGACGAGCCCTTTGTCAGCTTCAGGAATTAGTTTCATAGGCTGTTCAATAGCGCCGTAGAAGCCCCCATTAACATGGTCGATACTATGCTCGCTCCAAAATTTCAAGATGTTGTTTTGTAATTCCTGCTGCAATTCCTTGCTCCACTGTTCAAAGCTGATCATTCATAACACCTCCTTTGTAGGATTCTCGATCTCTAAGGCGTTTTCGGCAAATAAAGCAGAATCGTTTGTTGGATAAAAATGCTCTTAAAATAGCATTTGTTATCATTTGTTATATTAGAATATAACAAAAACAAATACCTTACACCTAATATAAAACGACTATCTGCTTATTTCAATAGAAATTCTCGCTCCCTGCTGCAAATGTTTGTTAGCATTTCACAGATATAGAAAAACCGCCGTAATCACGGCGGCCAGGTAGCTGAAAAAGCTTGTTAGAAGTCTTTTCAGTTTTTCTAACGAAACTACAGAGCGTTATTTCCTCTAAAATAGCGGCCAAATCAATCTAATGAAACTACAGATCGTTATTTGGGAGAAAACCAGATGTTAAGCCCCTCAATCGTCCAAATAACGATACCCAGTTTCGTTAAAAGTATTTAGCAACCTTTTTGACCCAAATAGCGATACACAGTTTCGTTAGAGTTGGCTTTGATAATCTGCCCAATATTCTTTGGCAGGAAAGGCCACACAATACGGTTGGTCCCGTATGAAGACATCACGAAAACCCGATCGTGAATCGAAATCCATCTCAAGGTGTAGCTCGTATTTCTAATCGTTCGGTCATACCTTTCGCTGGACGATTTCGCGGATGATGCTGAAATCGGAGGTTATAGCTAGTTATTTATATAAATGTAGCTTTTACAATTGCCTAATTGCTGTCCGTCCTTGCAACTGATATAATGAATTGATTGTACTCAAAGGATTTTGTGGTGGGGGTAAGGATGACAGATATTAAGCTTCGACAACAAAAAATTCGTAATTTCAGTATCATTGCACATATAGACCATGGGAAATCGACATTAGCTGACCGGATTCTCGAATATACCGGTGCGCTCACCTCCCGCGAAATGCAGGAGCAGGTGCTCGATAAAATGGATCTGGAACGGGAACGCGGCATCACGATTAAGCTGCAAGCAGTTCGGCTGTCCTATAAGGCCGATGATGGTGAGGAATATATCCTTAATCTGATTGACACCCCGGGACATGTGGACTTTACGTATGAAGTATCGCGCAGCCTCGCGGCTTGCGAGGGCGCTCTGCTTGTCGTAGATGCGGCGCAGGGAATTGAAGCGCAGACGCTCGCTAACGTGTATTTAGCTCTTGATAATGATCTGGAGATACTTCCGGTCATCAACAAGATTGATCTGCCAAGTGCGGACCCGGAACGTGTGAAGGAAGAGATTGAAGAAGTGATCGGGCTCGACGCTAGTGAGGCGGTTCATGCTTCTGCAAAAGCGGGTATCGGGATCAAGGAAATTCTGGAACAGGTTGTACAGAAGGTGCCAGCGCCGACAGGCGATCCGGATCAGTCGCTTAAGGCGCTGATTTTTGACTCGCATTACGACCCGTACAAGGGTGTTATCGTCTATGTTCGCGTCGTTGATGGGCAGATCAAGGCCGGATCCAAGATTAAGATGATGGCCACCGACAAGGTGTTTGAAGTTATTGAAGTAGGAGCCTTCAAACCGCGGATGACCATTGTCGATGAATTGAATGTTGGTGATGTTGGATTTATCGTCGCCGGGATCAAGCATGTCGGAGATACTCGGGTCGGGGATACGGTAACAGATGCCAAAAATCCTACTCCGGAGCCGCTGCCAGGTTATCGCAAGATCAATCCGATGGTGTTCTGCGGTCTCTATCCGATCGAATCTTCGGATTATAACGATCTTCGTGAGGCATTGGAGAAGTTGCAATTGAACGATGCATCGCTTAGCTTCGAACCGGAGACTTCAAGCGCTCTCGGTTTCGGCTTCCGTTGCGGATTCCTCGGTTTGCTTCATATGGATGTTATCCAGGAACGAATCGAACGTGAATTCAACATTCCGTTGATTACAACGGCACCGAGCGTTATCTATCATATTACGCTGACTAATGGCGAGATGATTACGATCGACAACCCGTCTAACTATCCGGAGATCGGCAAGATTGAATA
The window above is part of the Paenibacillus lutimineralis genome. Proteins encoded here:
- the lepA gene encoding translation elongation factor 4; this encodes MTDIKLRQQKIRNFSIIAHIDHGKSTLADRILEYTGALTSREMQEQVLDKMDLERERGITIKLQAVRLSYKADDGEEYILNLIDTPGHVDFTYEVSRSLAACEGALLVVDAAQGIEAQTLANVYLALDNDLEILPVINKIDLPSADPERVKEEIEEVIGLDASEAVHASAKAGIGIKEILEQVVQKVPAPTGDPDQSLKALIFDSHYDPYKGVIVYVRVVDGQIKAGSKIKMMATDKVFEVIEVGAFKPRMTIVDELNVGDVGFIVAGIKHVGDTRVGDTVTDAKNPTPEPLPGYRKINPMVFCGLYPIESSDYNDLREALEKLQLNDASLSFEPETSSALGFGFRCGFLGLLHMDVIQERIEREFNIPLITTAPSVIYHITLTNGEMITIDNPSNYPEIGKIEYVEEPYVKAAIIVPNDFVGTVMELCQTKRGEFVNMEYLDTTRVTITYQIPLSEIVYDFFDQLKSSTKGYASFDYEISGYRKSNLVKMDILLNGEQVDALSFIVHREKAYHRGRVICEKLRELIPRQMFEVPIQASVGTKIIARETVKAMRKNVLAKCYGGDISRKRKLLEKQKEGKKRMKQVGSVEVPQEAFMAVLKIDDK